The Oncorhynchus nerka isolate Pitt River linkage group LG24, Oner_Uvic_2.0, whole genome shotgun sequence genome has a window encoding:
- the LOC115107555 gene encoding apolipoprotein B-100-like has translation MGDAKLCLLLLLSTLALAYAEEENPTCLLAKRYKSLHKYEYQYEAESLNAVNGASNLRNGPKASCKVEIEVPQSCSYILRTTGCSLSEVVDMDAEGNPVFGPAPGSDAFTAAMEKHPLKVVVEGVYDVKLYPEEDESVTILNIKRGIVSALAVPLLEEENNKKMPTIHGMCKTNYIVNAMEDIATDITLNRDLSKCDHFIPQRDHTSPLALISGMHYPLAQLIRSSQTCNYKFDNDKKHMTSGACTENHILVPFSHKGEYGVTNVGKQFLTLLEVSTYNERVFDHNVANLKGLPMEAAEDKSVVQDKDAPLAVLRELATLSNGEKRAHLFQQLVSMVRGMKAETLSPAIPEALKVSGPLTYQVLAQCGTPECSSAIMQILRTFDNSAFEVDAIVFAMGLVPNPSALLVNDMLAMARYKQSKPILYALSNVVKRFYTAEGKVTPEIEAVAEFAVAQLGDCTGDNEQNFLILRVIGNMAAAMGAASPALKSAVIQCVNEPAASLEVQQAAIQAFRQTPVPEEGREVLMQVLLSGASPLQKRVAAYLVLMKDPQPAELAQLAAALPIEEDQQAKSFVISHLTNILESTAAETQELRQKILDALQDNEVGTVMDPTKFSRNYMIGSVQGNMLFEGTSYLPKEVMLEMTLKAFGYNVDMVEVGMEGKGLEPTVEALFGENGFFPDTVLKAVYFVSDKMPLQVNEVMKRMMPALKKDRMKRQNIMREIGRNLNRLVRDLKAQKSPEAMIYLRLLGNELGYLKTNEIEKMAYSAGLMIDNVLKMFPTDLMKGLMTNADNEVFAHYIFMDNEFFLPTATGVPLKIALSGTFTPGIKGGLHITPDMSEVSFMPSAGIEFVAQVGSHIPEYLLSGLEMHTSLYHESGLSAKLVMADKQVKLTIPAPQGPAKLISITNKLFEVTSAGVKPIPSLVEDRIDVSECTPFLAGMKYCTTLQYSDASSHDTAPYFPFTGDSKLAVELHPTGDVTEYTATIGYELLREGEEGGQKVDTVKVVLKAEGADPTATATVKYNRRKNVLTTDIQIPDFDLEAGIRLGVVDGNTKGKGIHSISIDLINKNIPQLSLVGRAKIEAMKDAMLQVQLIVPSIKADATVTANVKRGEELELELECDIKLPETTSVQKITLKYDDEKIVAEVKSDMNSEIQNILPHAEAFQKMVSDVLDQQVGQTDMKVRHILTKSVEATNNYLEKYAADIPYMQNLRVPEMPEMTLPEKLFLNAEATAAYHFNNERIFITIPLPLGGKSSEELNFPAALTTPHLALPLLGLDIASMEIPIPELFIPETLDVFVPLFGKAQLSTKVKSNFYNLEGSVSAGKDAAETPSYSAKFDVTGSCSMELLCIKIEGSGLLATTPADSIKAHVKTSVSHKLIDASISIREVGTVTDNKINVKSSSKIEATSPMGLSVNLEHTGQVGFNTEAPILAPTLKISGDSNLEGTVKAGPVYGTTITTQSFTIFPFRPEAKIDSSLKIDSTILMAQNTIAASFANGELSVVSNTNAFEDILTHAAELAFKDNQLSLKCDTNALALGMNIHNQVEGSVGSGAVTIKMETNTEYSTNRIYSLLTGSLDVNGLAVNSDATVKLLENKAAHKATLTMHKDGLATSGTTTLQGPFSMENTFNGGIDASKATLSIETKSALNDMKVENANSLTITLSTLALTSKAEAIVSESTSYAHDITIDLQDYTASVNVNNDLKLLGANLVNEAQLKAVVYKIDFTGSLKAAYDEEELKHTYEINYADLTANAKCSTTGKLLGAHMSHNTELEIVGLAARIQNDARFNSQLFRFDNTIRASIIPFDFNLDAIFNADGDLILYGKQSAQLYGKFLLKAQPLAFASSHECRASITQKLDNGFSLETTLDNKIDTLLTPQEQKATLRVKSKVNNHALNQEVSAYNNAERLGLELSATLLTGLLNIAASEEQEFTISGFLKYDKNTDSHLINLPFLKSLPAILENIKITIVDVAEAIQNYINSDEVKAKLEALPQHVSDFVTKLNLEGKAVQLKQDLITLTQVYDISLEDLEAFLVNLKTAFEKLLIDLSSRIQGIVDVTKDMIASGILSETVIQRLNQELNAINKEYELTTIIIAVIDAIEELIKQIDMQKLKDSSIALLHDIDAQFEIKAKLENAVSELKQFIENFDRTQFVEDLRNYITSLNLEAYVEQMIDQFQQDWQRFSKAIEPVKAVIQDFDIFGKLNAFHAKLTEVIVKYDVDKKVYAVLEKVVDLIKQFKIGETIQVLVNKLKAIDIPGTVMQMLEETINYLKATEIKQVIDQLNEYLDSVIQKLKSFDYNAYVDEVNQMIAEYTAHVNELIKALEIPQKLQASREFVNFVVSSALNFIEHLRKIKVADMIKTVKDIADLAILNDLKAISDSLKQRITDMDLRNDIISFLHQLSEHYTMVTTVINEVFGNVFEVIQKFAGEQQIVSEVKQIIEGVVTGLKTAELDFPSFTIPLTDLVIPSMKISLEKLQEIEIPTQLDIPEFTILGFHTVPATTVSFDDIKQKVIELIDFIVNFEIQMLDLDAFFGDLTMSYLPTLPDITLPEITFPEFSFPALPKVAAEKLLEIPTLQIPEIKLPAIPSEISVPCFGKLYGEISVITPVYSIRSSAELWNNTENEMTPQFTALLATQATSPSIEILNFNLNSSVRVAIPKMRRMIVAETLKLIHNALAVEHQASVIIYGFSTQASAKTTVKATTAHYTADIVNNAFFAMEGGISASMDTTYNHQINIPILGFTNGASVTQKAVARLEDTTITLTVGNDGAMKFNFHEGTHKCDLHFAISPSTAKLTISADTDTVLLKMKQTLNADAVMYRHITFDARFEAEGPEVKNSLLVASGKADYGYLKIELKANHDTELVGDLSGILSNSLNIVINRSEVVFDFQNKGNTKLRFNEALVAKIDLQNDYSAIIKPEAQQINTVALARFNQYKYSYNFTIDNNKKEAGIFATVNSEANLEFLTTPINIPEIELSFLNMRIPAINDLNLYEHTGLKNILTTTEQSLDVDSKLLYQKGQFYSLGNLITELSLKSPIFNLNANAGLYIEDDVVFRLGATTASVFEALKVKLDGTSSLTTKRGLKLATSLSLENPHIEGNHDSTISLNTDNLEAAVSVATGAKIALPILNLEASQQLVADTKTKPNAASTLKLKGDFNLPLIKTIGKAEADHSLKLEGTLEYISVESSIKGNIDGTILEYNAVLGALDNEANIYLNADGLRSTSKIIANAKLSNGETIVLEMDVDESLAVEASVSRVYAVLKFMSTNKANVITFNTNGKHVAHATIDFAPLTSLTADVEIDMFQPSNMGDISLFEKTAVELTCTKQKISTTANIATPVYTTDMAAELKGDSPVFKATLKSSATSAIVLLDYDMDASIKANVENEALGLTGKITLTHADLTMDIQNVITQAMSVSRHTLNVDITSPTFTDVNFRYAARRDGVSASISTPSTGLLGLELQGRKPSELSARLYSRYASAPEVDVDILVIRVTSNDADNLKLQVANNKEALHDMLLGLKERLPAITSTLESFADRFEIITPILTSGERIEEAFNAVCHHVLQLSFFFRDTVAQCKKTIQVFLDAAIEFLKETQLKLPGYEAITTLPLLLLKQLTSTIASILEQAIQVIIENVESWR, from the exons ATGGGGGACGCAAAGCTCTGCCTTTTGCTACTTCTGAGCACCCTTGCCTTGGCCT ATGCTGAAGAAGAAAATCCCACATGCTTAC TGGCAAAAAGGTATAAGAGCCTTCACAAATATGAATACCAATATGAAGCAGAGTCCCTGAATGCCGTGAATGGAGCTTCCAACCTCAGGAACGGACCAAAGGCCTCTTGCAAG GTCGAGATTGAAGTTCCTCAGTCTTGCAGCTACATCCTGCGCACCACAGGCTGTAGCTTGAGTGAGGTTGTTGATATGGACGCAGAGGGCAACCCTGTGTTCGGACCTGCCCCCGGATCTGATGCCTTTACTGCTGCCATGGAGAA ACATCCTCTGAAGGTTGTGGTTGAGGGAGTGTATGATGTGAAACTGTACCCTGAGGAGGATGAGTCCGTGACCATCTTGAACATTAAGAGAGGTATCGTGTCTGCCCTTGCCGTGCCCCTGCTGGAAGAGGAGAACAACAAGAAAATG CCCACCATCCACGGCATGTGCAAGACCAACTACATCGTCAACGCCATGGAGGACATCGCTACTGACATCACTCTCAACAGGGACTTGTCCAAATGTGACCACTTCATCCCCCAGAGGGACCACACCAGCCCCCTGGCCCTCATCTCTGGAATG CACTATCCTCTTGCTCAGCTGATCAGAAGCTCCCAGACCTGCAACTACAAGTTTGACAATGACAAGAAGCACATGACCTCTGGTGCCTGCACTGAGAACCACATCCTGGTGCCTTTCTCTCACAA GGGAGAGTATGGAGTTACCAACGTTGGCAAGCAGTTCCTGACTCTGCTGGAGGTTTCCACATACAATGAGAGAGTTTTTGACCACA ATGTGGCCAACCTTAAGGGTCTGccaatggaggctgctgaggacaAGAGCGTTGTTCAGGACAAGGATGCTCCTCTGGCTGTCCTGAGGGAACTGGCCACTCTGTCCAATGGTGAGAAGAGAGCCCACCTCTTCCAGCAGCTTGTGAGCATGGTCCGTGGAATGAAGGCTGAGACCCTGAGCCCTGCTATCCCCGAGGCACTGAAGGTATCCGGACCCCTGACCTACCAGGTTCTGGCCCAGTGCGGTACCCCAGAGTGCAGCAGTGCCATCATGCAGATCCTCAGGACCTTTGACAACTCTGCCTTTGAGGTTGACGCCATCGTGTTCGCTATGGGACTGGTCCCCAACCCCTCTGCCCTCCTGGTCAACGACATGCTGGCTATGGCACGGTACAAGCAGAGCAAGCCTATCCTGTATGCCCTGAGCAATGTTGTCAAGAG ATTCTACACGGCCGAGGGCAAAGTGACCCCTGAGATCGAGGCTGTGGCTGAGTTTGCTGTTGCCCAGCTGGGTGACTGCACCGGTGACAATGAGCAGAACTTCCTGATCCTGAGG GTTATTGGTAACATGGCTGCAGCCATGGGAGCCGCCAGTCCTGCCCTGAAGTCTGCTGTGATCCAGTGTGTAAACGAGCCCGCCGCTTCCCTGGAAGTCCAACAGGCTGCCATTCAGGCATTCAGACAGACCCCTGTCCCTGAGGAG GGCAGAGAGGTGCTCATGCAGGTTCTTTTGAGTGGTGCTAGCCCCCTGCAGAAGCGTGTTGCTGCCTACCTGGTGCTGATGAAGGACCCCCAGCCTGCTGAACTAGCTCAGCTGGCCGCCGCTCTGCCCATCGAAGAAGACCAGCAGGCCAAGAGCTTTGTCATCTCCCACCTGACTAACATACTGGAATCAACTGCAGCGGAGACCCAGGA GCTGAGACAGAAGATTCTTGATGCCCTGCAGGACAATGAGGTTGGAACTGTCATGGATCCCACCAAGTTCTCACGCAACTACATGATTGGATCTGTGCAAGGAAATATGCTCTTTGAGGGCACCAGCTATCTGCCCAAGGAAGTCATGCTGGAGATGACTCTGAAGGCCTTTGGCTACAATGTGGACATGGTGGAG GTTGGCATGGAAGGCAAAGGACTTGAGCCAACTGTTGAGGCTTTGTTCGGAGAGAACGGATTCTTCCCTGACACGGTTCTAAAGGCCGTCTACTTCGTTTCTGACAAGATGCCCCTGCAGGTCAATGAGGTCATGAAGAGGATGATGCCCGCTCTGAAGAAAGACAGAATGAAGAGACAG AACATCATGAGAGAAATCGGCCGCAACCTCAACAGACTGGTTAGGGATCTGAAGGCTCAGAAGTCCCCTGAGGCTATGATttacctgagactgctgggaaaTGAACTTGGATACCTGAAGACCaatgagatagagaagatggcCTACTCTGCTGGTCTGATGATTGACAACGTACTCAAGATGTTCCCCACAGAT CTGATGAAGGGACTGATGACCAACGCTGACAATGAAGTCTTCGCCCATTACATCTTCATGGATAACGAATTCTTCCTGCCAACTGCCACTGGTGTGCCACTGAAGATTGCCCTGTCTGGTACCTTCACCCCTGGCATCAAGGGAGGACTGCACATTACACCCGACATG AGCGAGGTCTCATTCATGCCCTCCGCTGGAATTGAGTTTGTGGCCCAGGTTGGTTCCCACATTCCTGAGTACCTTCTCTCTGGCCTGGAGATGCACACCAGCCTATACCACGAGAGTGGGCTCAGTGCTAAGCTCGTCATGGCTGACAAACAGGTCAAGCTGACCATCCCTGCTCCTCAGGGTCCTGCCAAGCTCATCAGCATCAC CAACAAGCTGTTCGAAGTGACCTCTGCTGGAGTGAAACCCATCCCGTCTCTGGTAGAGGACAGAATTGATGTGTCTGAGTGCACTCCATTCTTAGCTGGTATGAAGTACTGCACCACCCTTCAGTACTCCGATGCTAGCTCCCATGACACTGCACCCTACTTCCCCTTTACCGGAGATAGCAA GCTTGCTGTGGAGCTCCACCCCACTGGGGATGTCACTGAATACACGGCCACCATCGGCTACGAACTTctcagggagggagaagagggtggTCAGAAAGTTGACACTGTAAAGGTGGTCCTGAAGGCAGAAG GTGCTGACCCCACAGCCACAGCCACTGTGAAGTACAACAGGAGGAAGAATGTCCTAACCACCGACATCCAGATCCCTGACTTTGACTTGGAGGCCGGAATCAGACTGGGCGTTGTTGATGGCAACACCAAGGGCAAAGGAATACACTCCATCTCCATTGACCTCATCAACAAGAACATCCCTCAGCTGTCCTTGGTTGGCCGCGCTAA AATTGAGGCCATGAAGGATGCTATGCTGCAGGTGCAGCTGATTGTCCCTTCAATCAAGGCTGACGCCACAGTTACAGCCAACGTGAAGCGTGGTGAGGAACTGGAACTTGAGCTTGAGTGTGACATCAAGCTCCCAGAGACCACCTCAGTGCAAAAGATCACCCTAAAATATG ATGACGAGAAGATTGTGGCTGAGGTCAAGTCTGACATGAACTCTGAGATCCAGAACATCCTCCCTCATGCTGAGGCATTCCAGAAGATGGTCAGTGATGTTCTTGATCAGCAGGTGGGCCAGACTGACATGAAGGTCCGTCACATCCTCACCAAGTCTGTGgag GCAACCAACAACTACCTGGAGAAATATGCTGCTGATATCCCATACATGCAGAACCTGAGAGTCCCTGAGATGCCGGAGATGACTCTGCCTGAGAAACTGTTCCTGAATGC TGAGGCCACAGCTGCTTACCACTTCAACAATGAGCGTATCTTCATCACCATTCCCCTGCCTCTTGGTGGAAAATCATCTGAGGAGCTGAACTTCCCAGCTGCACTGACCACACCACACTTGGCTCTGCCCCTGCTTGGCCTGGACATTGCATCCATGGAGATCCCGATCCCTGAGCTTTTCATCCCAGAGACCCTTGATGTGTTTGTGCCCCTCTTTGGAAAAGCTCAGCTGTCCACAAAAGTGAAGAGCAACTTCTACAACTTGGAGGGCTCAGTGTCTGCTGGCAAAGATGCCGCTGAGACACCAAGCTATTCTGCCAAGTTTGATGTGACAGGCAGCTGCTCAATGGAACTCCTGTGCATCAAGATTGAAG GATCTGGATTGCTTGCCACCACTCCTGCTGATTCCATCAAGGCCCATGTGAAGACCTCCGTGAGCCACAAGCTCATTGATGCCAGCATTAGCATAAGGGAAGTAGGCACTGTTACAGACAACAAGATCAATGTGAAATCCAGCAGCAAAATCGAAGCAACAAGCCCCATGGGTCTGAGTGTAAACCTAGAGCACACCGGCCAAGTTGGCTTCAATACTGAAGCGCCAATACTGGCTCCAACACTGAAGATCTCTGGTGATAGCAACTTGGAGGGAACAGTCAAAGCAGGACCTGTCTATGGCACCACAATCACCACCCAGTCTTTTACCATCTTCCCATTCAGACCAGAGGCAAAGATTGATTCTTCCCTGAAAATTGATTCAACCATTCTTATGGCCCAGAACACCATTGCTGCATCGTTTGCCAATGGCGAGCTGTCTGTTGTGTCTAACACGAATGCATTTGAAGACATCCTGACCCATGCTGCTGAACTTGCCTTCAAGGATAACCAGCTGTCCCTGAAATGTGACACCAATGCCCTTGCCCTTGGCATGAATATCCACAACCAGGTTGAGGGTTCTGTTGGCTCTGGAGCAGTCACAATCAAGATGGAGACCAACACTGAATACTCAACGAATCGCATATACTCTCTTCTCACTGGCTCCCTGGATGTCAATGGTCTGGCTGTGAACAGTGATGCCACTGTAAAGCTGCTTGAGAACAAAGCTGCACACAAAGCTACCCTGACAATGCACAAGGATGGCCTGGCCACAAGCGGAACAACCACCCTGCAGGGCCCGTTCTCCATGGAGAACACCTTCAACGGTGGAATTGATGCCTCCAAGGCAACTCTGTCCATTGAGACCAAGAGTGCATTGAATGACATGAAGGTTGAGAATGCCAACTCATTGACCATCACTCTCTCCACCCTTGCCCTCACCTCAAAGGCTGAGGCCATCGTCAGCGAGAGCACTTCCTATGCACATGACATCACCATTGACCTGCAGGACTACACTGCCTCTGTAAATGTGAACAATGACCTGAAACTGCTGGGAGCCAACCTAGTCAACGAGGCTCAGCTAAAGGCAGTGGTCTACAAAATTGACTTTACTGGAAGCCTGAAGGCGGCCTATGATGAGGAAGAGCTCAAACACACCTATGAGATCAACTATGCAGACTTGACAGCTAATGCTAAGTGCAGCACTACTGGAAAGCTCCTCGGTGCTCACATGAGCCACAACACTGAGCTTGAAATTGTTGGCCTTGCTGCAAGGATCCAAAATGATGCCCGCTTCAACTCCCAGCTTTTCCGCTTCGACAACACCATCCGTGCCAGCATTATTCCCTTCGACTTCAATCTTGACGCCATCTTCAATGCTGATGGTGACCTGATCTTGTATGGCAAGCAGAGCGCTCAGCTCTATGGAAAGTTCCTTCTTAAAGCACAGCCCCTGGCTTTTGCCAGCTCTCATGAATGCAGAGCCTCCATCACTCAGAAGCTGGACAATGGCTTCTCCCTGGAGACCACACTGGACAACAAGATAGACACACTTTTGACTCCCCAGGAGCAGAAAGCCACACTCAGGGTGAAGTCCAAGGTGAACAACCATGCCCTCAATCAGGAAGTGAGTGCCTACAACAATGCTGAAAGGCTTGGACTGGAGCTGTCTGCAACCCTCCTCACCGGCCTCCTGAACATAGCTGCCAGTGAAGAGCAGGAATTCACAATTTCTGGTTTCCTGAAGTATGATAAGAACACTGACAGTCACTTGATTAACCTGCCCTTCCTTAAAAGTTTGCCTGCCATCCTGGAAAACATCAAGATCACTATTGTTGACGTGGCAGAGGCTATTCAGAATTACATCAATAGTGATGAGGTCAAGGCTAAGCTTGAGGCTCTGCCACAGCATGTGAGTGACTTTGTTACCAAACTGAATCTTGAAGGCAAGGCTGTCCAGCTCAAACAGGACCTGATTACCCTCACCCAGGTGTATGACATCTCTCTGGAAGACCTAGAGGCCTTTCTGGTGAACCTCAAGACAGCTTTTGAAAAACTGCTTATTGATCTGTCATCCCGCATTCAGGGAATTGTTGATGTTACCAAGGATATGATTGCAAGTGGCATCCTGTCTGAAACTGTCATCCAGAGGCTCAACCAGGAGCTGAATGCCATCAACAAGGAGTATGAATTAACTACAATTATCATAGCTGTCATTGATGCCATTGAAGAGCTGATCAAGCAGATTGACATGCAGAAACTGAAGGACAGCAGCATTGCACTCCTGCACGACATTGATGCCCAGTTTGAAATCAAAGCTAAGCTTGAAAATGCAGTGAGTGAATTGAAGCAGTTCATTGAGAACTTTGACAGAACCCAATTTGTTGAGGATCTGAGGAACTACATTACCTCGCTCAACTTGGAAGCTTATGTTGAGCAGATGATAGATCAGTTTCAGCAAGATTGGCAAAGATTCAGCAAGGCTATTGAGCCTGTCAAGGCAGTGATTCAGGATTTTGACATCTTTGGTAAGTTGAATGCTTTCCATGCCAAGTTGACAGAAGTGATTGTCAAATATGATGTTGACAAGAAGGTTTACGCAGTCCTGGAGAAGGTTGTGGACCTCATTAAGCAATTCAAAATTGGTGAAACAATTCAGGTCCTTGTTAACAAGCTGAAGGCCATCGATATCCCAGGGACAGTAAtgcagatgctggaggaaacaatcAACTACTTGAAAGCTACTGAGATCAAACAGGTGATTGACCAGCTGAACGAGTATCTCGACTCTGTTATCCAGAAGCTGAAGTCATTTGATTACAATGCCTATGTGGATGAAGTCAACCAGATGATTGCTGAATACACTGCTCATGTAAACGAGCTGATCAAGGCACTTGAGATCCCACAGAAACTTCAGGCTTCAAGAGAGTTTGTCAActttgttgtgtcatctgcacTTAACTTCATTGAACATCTGAGGAAAATCAAGGTTGCAGACATGATCAAAACAGTGAAGGACATAGCTGACCTTGCCATCCTTAATGACCTTAAGGCAATTTCGGACAGCCTGAAGCAGAGAATCACCGATATGGACCTCAGAAATGATATAATCTCATTCCTGCATCAGCTGAGCGAACACTACACCATGGTTACCACCGTCATCAATGAGGTGTTCGGCAATGTGTTTGAGGTGATCCAGAAGTTTGCTGGTGAACAACAAATTGTCAGCGAGGTCAAGCAGATAATTGAGGGAGTTGTTACTGGACTGAAGACAGCTGAGCTGGACTTCCCTTCATTCACCATCCCTCTCACTGACCTGGTCATACCCTCCATGAAGATCAGCCTGGAGAAGCTTCAGGAGATTGAAATTCCAACACAGCTGGATATCCCTGAGTTCACTATCCTGGGTTTCCACACAGTGCCAGCCACCACTGTTTCCTTTGACGATATCAAGCAGAAGGTCATAGAGCTCATCGACTTCATTGTCAACTTTGAGATCCAGATGCTTGATTTGGATGCTTTCTTTGGAGACCTGACCATGAGCTACCTGCCAACCCTACCTGACATTACTCTCCCAGAGATCACATTCCCAGAGTTCTCCTTCCCTGCCCTCCCTAAGGTGGCCGCAGAGAAGCTCCTAGAGATTCCAACTCTCCAGATCCCTGAGatcaagctccctgccatccccAGTGAGATCAGTGTCCCTTGCTTTGGCAAGCTCTATGGTGAGATCAGTGTCATCACCCCAGTCTACAGCATCAGGAGCTCTGCTGAGCTCTGGAACAACACTGAAAATGAGATGACTCCTCAGTTCACTGCTCTCCTGGCCACCCAGGCCACATCACCCAGTATTGAGATCCTCAATTTCAACCTGAACTCCAGTGTTCGTGTTGCCATCCCCAAAATGAGACGCATGATTGTTGCAGAGACCCTTAAGTTAATTCACAATGCACTTGCAGTTGAACATCAGGCATCAGTGATCATCTACGGATTCTCAACCCAGGCCTCAGCTAAGACCACAGTCAAGGCAACCACTGCACACTACACGGCTGACATTGTCAATAATGCATTCTTTGCTATGGAGGGTGGAATATCTGCCTCTATGGACACCACCTACAACCACCAGATCAATATCCCAATCCTTGGCTTCACCAATGGAGCCTCTGTGACCCAAAAGGCTGTTGCCCGCCTGGAGGACACAACAATCACTCTGACCGTTGGAAATGATGGTGCTATGAAGTTCAACTTTCACGAGGGCACACACAAGTGTGACCTTCACTTCGCCATCAGTCCCAGCACTGCTAAGCTGACAATCTCCGCTGACACCGACACTGTCCTTCTGAAGATGAAGCAGACCTTGAACGCTGATGCAGTCATGTACCGTCACATCACATTTGATGCCCGGTTTGAAGCAGAAGGCCCAGAGGTCAAGAACAGCCTTCTGGTGGCATCTGGAAAAGCTGACTATGGATATTTGAAAATTGAACTGAAGGCAAACCATGACACAGAGCTTGTTGGAGATCTCAGTGGAATCCTGTCCAACTCACTCAACATTGTGATTAATCGAAGTGAGGTTGTCTTTGACTTCCAGAACAAGGGAAACACAAAGCTACGCTTCAACGAGGCACTGGTGGCCAAGATTGATCTCCAGAATGACTACTCTGCCATCATCAAGCCTGAAGCTCAACAGATCAACACTGTGGCTCTTGCCCGTTTCAACCAGTACAAATACTCCTACAACTTCACtattgacaacaacaaaaaggagGCTGGTATATTTGCTACTGTCAACAGTGAGGCTAATCTTGAATTCTTGACAACCCCTATCAACATCCCTGAGATTGAGCTATCCTTCCTTAACATGCGCATCCCAGCCATCAATGATCTGAACCTGTATGAGCATACTGGCTTGAAGAACATCTTGACCACCACTGAGCAGTCTCTTGATGTTGATTCCAAGCTCCTGTACCAGAAGGGTCAGTTTTACTCTCTGGGCAACCTGATAACCGAACTCTCCCTGAAGTCACCAATCTTCAATCTGAATGCCAATGCTGGACTTTACATTGAGGACGACGTTGTGTTCCGTCTCGGAGCTACCACAGCCTCTGTATTTGAAGCTCTTAAGGTCAAGCTTGATGGCACCAGCAGCCTGACCACCAAAAGAGGACTTAAGCTGGCCACATCCCTGTCTCTGGAGAATCCCCACATTGAGGGAAACCATGACAGCACAATCAGCCTGAACACTGACAACCTGGAAGCTGCGGTGTCTGTGGCTACCGGTGCAAAGATTGCTCTGCCCATCTTGAATCTGGAAGCTAGCCAGCAACTTGTTGCAGACACCAAGACCAAGCCAAATGCTGCCTCTACATTGAAGCTGAAAGGTGATTTCAACCTGCCCCTTATCAAAACAATTGGCAAGGCAGAGGCTGACCACAGCCTGAAGCTAGAGGGAACCCTTGAGTACATATCTGTGGAGTCATCCATCAAGGGCAACATTGATGGCACAATCCTGGAATACAATGCTGTTTTGGGAGCTCTGGACAATGAAGCTAACATCTACCTGAATGCTGATGGCCTACGTTCCACCTCAAAGATCATTGCCAATGCTAAACTCAGCAACGGTGAGACAATTGTCCTGGAGATGGATGTGGACGAGAGCCTGGCTGTTGAGGCATCCGTGAGCCGTGTGTATGCAGTGCTGAAATTTATGAGCACAAATAAGGCCAATGTGATTACTTTCAACACCAATGGAAAGCATGTAGCCCATGCTACCATTGACTTTGCACCATTGACATCACTGACTGCTGATGTTGAGATTGACATGTTTCAACCAAGCAACATGGGTGATATTTCCCTCTTTGAGAAGACTGCTGTCGAGCTGACATGTACCAAGCAGAAGATCTCTACCACCGCCAATATTGCTACTCCTGTGTACACCACAGATATGGCAGCTGAGTTGAAGGGTGATTCCCCTGTCTTCAAAGCCACACTCAAGTCATCTGCTACCTCTGCCATTGTTCTCCTGGACTATGACATGGATG CTTCCATCAAAGCAAATGTTGAGAATGAAGCCCTGGGCTTGACTGGCAAGATTACCCTGACCCATGCTGACCTGACCATGGACATTCAGAATGTGATTACCCAGGCTATGAG TGTCTCCCGCCACACCCTGAATGTGGACATCACGAGCCCAACCTTCACTGATGTGAACTTCCGCTATGCTGCCCGCAGAGATGGAGTCAGTGcttccatctctactccatccACTGGGTTATTGGGTCTTGAACTCCAGGGCAGGAAACCATCTGAGCTGAGCGCTAGACTCTACAGCCGTTATGCT TCTGCCCCAGAGGTTGATGTTGACATCTTGGTCATCAGAGTTACTTCCAATGACGCCGATAATCTAAAACTACAGGTTGCCAACAACAAGGAGGCCCTCCACGACATGCTCCTGGGCCTGAAGGAGAGACTCCCTGCCATCACATCCACCCTGGAGAGCTTTGCAGACCGGTTCGAGATCATCACGCCCATCCTCACTTCAGGCGAACGCATTGAGGAAGCATTCAATGCTGTCTGCCACCATGTTCTCCAGCTGTCATTCTTCTTCAGGGACACTGTTGCCCAGTGCAAGAAAACCATCCAGGTCTTCCTGGATGCTGCCATTGAGTTCCTGAAGGAGACCCAGTTGAAGCTGCCTGGCTATGAGGCGATAACCACCCTGCCTTTGCTGCTCCTCAAACAGCTAACCAGCACCATTGCCTCCATTCTTGAGCAGGCCATCCAGGTGATCATTGAAAACGTGGAGTCATGGAGATGA